One region of Salvia miltiorrhiza cultivar Shanhuang (shh) chromosome 3, IMPLAD_Smil_shh, whole genome shotgun sequence genomic DNA includes:
- the LOC131017533 gene encoding putative late blight resistance protein homolog R1A-10 — MVGLHEDLLTIKSRLCGESPNLEVIPIVGMGGIGKTTLAKCVYDDPLTVQRFDIRVWVTVSQDYNADVVLSALLASMEEFDKDRSEESKDRSKEDEELPGAKVHKILKGRRYLLVMDDIWSTDAWDDVRIILPDDGNGSRVMLTTRETDVAAYACRLSCPHKMRFMDEAQSWNLLQQKVFAHLDCPPGLENIGKEIARSCKGLPLAIVVVAGLLSTVSNNPASWSEIARNVNSVTIGGQFENILSLSYTHLPHYLRPCFLYMGMFPEDCEVRVSKLTKLWVAEGFLRRLNRSKTLEEEEAEDFLEDLVKRNLVLVTKRKCDGRIKSCSLHDLMRDLCIRKANEEKFLVNFSSGLSVKGRKNQRRVSVTRSGLPYFQKIYGLTIHTILCFHGISVANKLEGFRLLRVLDAGDVYVQSLPDQLFDLFYLAYLAVYYRGRIPTAISKLRNLETLSLHAKNNWMNFRSYLIRLPQEIWRMPRVRHLVFYGRLPNPEGITASSLENLQTLSIVSHTMCSERILRMIPNLKKLEIDCSDGEIFLNSLVHLRQLEDLKLRSSFRIVFHHKDDFTFPKSLRKLTLSRVALPWEEMTIVGSLPNLRVLKLTHWACKGSTWETSDGEFPLLEFLLIEKSYLEDWITESSHFPMLKSLVLDECWQLAEIPEDIGEIPTLELIEVKGKARTSLVESAQRILEKQQEWGNDALQVRCMAHR; from the coding sequence ATGGTTGGTTTACATGAAGATTTGCTAACAATAAAATCTCGACTCTGTGGAGAATCGCCCAATTTAGAAGTTATCCCAATCGTTGGAATGGGAGGTATAGGAAAAACTACTCTTGCGAAGTGTGTTTACGACGACCCACTAACAGTGCAGCGGTTCGATATTCGTGTTTGGGTCACAGTATCACAGGACTACAATGCAGATGTAGTTTTATCAGCCCTCCTAGCTTCCATGGAAGAGTTTGATAAAGATAGATCCGAGGAGAGCAAAGATAGATCCAAGGAGGATGAAGAATTGCCTGGGGCGAAAGTGCACAAGATCTTGAAAGGCAGGAGATATCTCCTTGTAATGGATGATATTTGGAGCACAGATGCTTGGGATGATGTAAGAATTATACTTCCCGACGATGGTAATGGAAGCCGAGTCATGTTAACGACAAGAGAAACTGATGTGGCTGCTTATGCCTGTCGTTTGAGCTGTCCCCACAAGATGCGTTTCATGGATGAGGCTCAGAGTTGGAATCTACTTCAGCAGAAGGTGTTTGCACACCTAGATTGCCCTCCGGGGTTGGAGAACATTGGAAAGGAGATCGCGAGAAGCTGCAAAGGGCTGCCACTCGCAATCGTGGTGGTTGCAGGGCTCCTATCCACGGTCAGCAACAATCCAGCTTCATGGAGCGAAATTGCACGAAATGTAAATTCAGTTACTATAGGAGgacaatttgaaaatatattgtcTTTGAGTTACACTCACTTGCCTCATTATCTGAGGCCATGTTTCTTGTACATGGGAATGTTTCCTGAGGATTGTGAGGTCCGTGTCTCAAAACTCACCAAATTATGGGTAGCTGAGGGATTCTTGAGACGTCTGAACAGATCTAAAACCTTAGAAGAAGAAGAGGCTGAAGATTTTTTGGAGGATCTTGTCAAAAGAAATCTTGTTTTGGTTACCAAGAGAAAGTGTGATGgcaggatcaaaagttgcagccTCCATGATCTTATGCGAGATTTGTGCATAAGAAAAGCGAATGAAGAGAAGTTTCTGGTGAACTTCAGCAGCGGGCTTTCAGTAAAGGGCAGAAAAAATCAGCGCCGTGTAAGTGTTACTCGTTCGGGTTTACCatattttcagaaaatatatgGCTTAACCATCCATACGATTTTGTGCTTCCATGGCATTTCTGTAGCAAACAAGTTGGAAGGTTTTAGATTGCTAAGGGTATTGGATGCAGGAGATGTTTATGTGCAATCACTACCAGATCAACTATTTGACCTATTTTATCTAGCATACCTTGCTGTCTACTATCGTGGAAGGATACCTACAGCCATTTCAAAGCTTCGTAATCTTGAGACTTTAAGCCTTCACGCAAAGAATAATTGGATGAACTTTAGATCATATTTAATCCGTTTGCCACAGGAGATTTGGAGGATGCCAAGAGTGAGACATCTTGTCTTCTATGGCAGGTTACCAAATCCAGAAGGAATAACAGCTTCTAGTCTAGAAAACCTCCAAACACTCTCTATAGTGTCACATACCATGTGTAGTGAAAGGATCTTGAGAATGATCCCAAACCTAAAGAAATTGGAAATTGATTGCTCTGATGGCGAAATTTTCCTCAACAGTTTGGTGCATCTGCGtcaacttgaagatttgaagttaCGTTCATCTTTTAGAATTGTGTTTCACCATAAGGATGACTTCACTTTTCCTAAGTCTCTGAGAAAGTTGACATTAAGCCGTGTGGCTCTTCCTTGGGAGGAGATGACTATTGTAGGCTCGTTGCCAAATCTTCGAGTGCTTAAACTGACTCATTGGGCTTGCAAAGGCAGCACTTGGGAAACAAGTGATGGAGAGTTCCCTCTTCTGGAATTTCTGCTAATAGAAAAATCGTATCTCGAGGATTGGATAACTGAAAGTAGCCACTTCCCAATGCTCAAAAGCCTGGTGCTCGACGAGTGTTGGCAACTCGCTGAAATACCAGAAGATATCGGGGAAATTCCAACACTCGAGCTGATCGAGGTGAAGGGGAAAGCGCGAACGTCACTTGTGGAGTCGGCCCAGAGGATTCTAGAGAAACAACAAGAGTGGGGAAATGATGCCCTTCAAGTTCGTTGCATGGCTCATCGATGA
- the LOC131017588 gene encoding clavaminate synthase-like protein At3g21360 yields the protein MLVEMSCKYFKVGRCEGQKVVDGEAVPLVLQPPEGGGGEVEGLLWAITENKEWFEKTIVKNSAVLLRGFHVKNAHEFNDIVEAFGWEDIRYVGPAPRTHVYKRVWTANEGPLSEFIYYHHEMVLIKEFPEKVILFCEVPPPEGGETPIVPSFRVTERMLEEYPEMVEEMERKGLRYTFTALSKNDTSSMRGRGWEDAFGTSDRVEAEKRGKALGMEMEWLAEGGVKTILGPRPLTRVFEGRKGRRMWFNTVVGMHGNELSSATMADASEIPDEAVKRCQEIIEEESIQFKWQKGDVLFLDNLALLHGRRPSLPPRKVLVATCK from the exons ATGCTGGTGGAGATGAGCTGCAAATACTTCAAGGTAGGAAGGTGCGAAGGGCAGAAGGTGGTGGACGGCGAAGCTGTCCCGCTAGTGCTGCAGCCCCcggagggcggcggaggcgagGTGGAGGGGCTGCTGTGGGCCATAACGGAGAACAAGGAGTGGTTCGAGAAGACGATAGTGAAAAACAGTGCCGTCCTCCTCCGAGGCTTCCACGTCAAGAATGCCCACGAGTTCAACGACATAGTCGAGGCCTTCGGGTGGGAGGACATACGGTACGTGGGGCCCGCCCCGCGCACGCATGTCTACAAGAGGGTCTGGACGGCCAACGAAGGCCCCCTGTCGGAGTTCATATACTACCACCATGAGATGGTCTTA aTAAAAGAATTCCCAGAGAAGGTAATTCTCTTCTGTGAAGTACCTCCGCCGGAAGGAGGAGAAACTCCGATCGTGCCTAGCTTCCGTGTAACGGAGAGGATGTTGGAAGAGTACCCGGAGATGGTGGAGGAGATGGAGAGGAAAGGACTGCGATACACCTTCACGGCCCTAAGCAAAAACGATACATCTTCCATGAGAGGTCGAGGTTGGGAAGATGCATTCGGGACTTCAGATCGCGTAGAAGCAGAGAAGAG GGGTAAGGCATTAGGAATGGAGATGGAATGGCTGGCAGAAGGTGGGGTGAAGACGATACTAGGTCCCAGACCATTAACAAGGGTGTTCGAGGGAAGAAAAGGAAGGAGGATGTGGTTCAACACCGTCGTTGGAATGCACGGTAACGAGCTCAGCTCCGCCACCATGGCCGATGCAAGTGAAATACCGGACGAGGCGGTGAAACGATGCCAAGAGATCATCGAAGAAGAGAGCATCCAATTCAAGTGGCAAAAGGGCGACGTTCTGTTCCTCGATAACTTAGCTTTACTTCATGGTAGAAGGCCTTCCCTCCCACCAAGAAAAGTGTTGGTTGCTACATGCAAATAA
- the LOC131017518 gene encoding putative late blight resistance protein homolog R1B-14 isoform X1, which produces MAYSTLVSLERTIDQFLNHNQFSISPHEKKHILSLDKYVLSLRAFLEDFPEKAKSLEARMSNVAMEAEDVIELYMTEKIHFNIRYTHWVAELRRIKFIFQLRRVRDQMDSIAGEVVQIKNSIIIKDAQLDGYVGASSSSSQGAEAGKTNMVGLNVDLMEIMGRLCGDSRELQILPITGMGGIGKTTLARNAYDHPFSMEHFQIRVWVTISQDYSEQRILSNLLDSLKEFDRERGNISMAVKVYQILVGRRFLIVIDDIWSAKVLDDIRKLFPDNNNGSRILLTTRLADVAAYANSSMPSHELHLMDSDQSWNLLREKVFGRQDSVAPELETIGREIARSCGGLPLAVVVVAGILSTVSMTRTLWKEIAKNVKSYILATTDGQVEKILSLSYNHLPHHLRPCFLYMGGFPEDHEIKVKNLIRLWIAEGFVKRPVASKSFEEIAEEYLEDLIRRSLIIVSNNKSNGKTKNCRLHDLLRDLCIKKSQEEKFLVHVKGRKLLTSMKDERRIRISQSDETESFANVFSSTIRTILYFKYELVSFGSFRLLRVLDVLRVGFQSRFLPDQFFELYHLRYIAFCYVGHIPRAISNLQCLQTLIVKNTFDLPREIWNMPQLRHLITLGYWCELDELNVATLALENLQTLGTVRNLKCSLSIVNMIPNLKKLSLICSWDFEALLLHNLMHLRRLENLNLVLGSSYGYTGVPNLVLPSSLKKLALIGWGRNGHHLKIVCPLPNLEVLKLRKFDFKEQEWTVRDHDFPKLRFLLIDDSNLKQWNTDGSHFPLLEHLRIHYCRRLSEIPDSVGEIPTLKLVEVKRCEKSLADSVKVIQEEQQNYGDDFFEVRCINC; this is translated from the coding sequence ATGGCTTATTCTACTCTTGTTTCCCTTGAGCGCACCATTGATCAATTCCTCAATCATAATCAATTTTCCATTTCTCCTCATGaaaaaaaacatattttatCTCTAGATAAATATGTCCTTTCACTCCGAGCTTTTCTTGAGGATTTTCCGGAGAAAGCCAAGAGTTTGGAAGCAAGAATGAGTAATGTAGCAATGGAGGCGGAAGATGTTATTGAATTGTATATGACGGAAAAAATCCACTTCAATATTCGATATACCCACTGGGTTGCAGAACTAAGAAGaatcaagtttatattccaGTTGCGCAGAGTAAGAGATCAAATGGATTCAATCGCCGGAGAGGTGGTGCAGATCAAAAATAGCATCATTATCAAAGATGCACAACTTGATGGTTATGTTGGGGCTAGTTCATCCTCATCACAAGGTGCAGAAGCTGGAAAAACCAATATGGTTGGCTTGAACGTTGATTTGATGGAAATAATGGGTAGGCTTTGTGGAGATTCGCGAGAACTCCAGATCCTCCCAATAACTGGTATGGGAGGTATTGGCAAGACCACTCTTGCTAGAAATGCTTATGATCATCCATTTTCCATGGAGCATTTTCAAATTCGTGTTTGGGTCACAATATCACAAGATTATAGTGAACAGAGAATTCTATCAAACCTCCTAGATTCCTTGAAAGAATTCGACAGAGAAAGGGGTAATATATCCATGGCAGTAAAAGTGTACCAAATCCTAGTAGGTAGGAGGTTTCTGATTGTAATAGATGATATTTGGAGCGCCAAGGTATTGGATGATATAAGGAAGTTATTTCCCGACAACAACAATGGGAGTCGAATTTTGTTAACCACAAGGCTGGCAGATGTTGCTGCTTATGCCAACTCCTCTATGCCTTCCCATGAGTTGCATTTGATGGATTCAGATCAGAGCTGGAATCTACTACGAGAAAAGGTGTTCGGACGCCAAGATTCCGTTGCTCCTGAATTGGAGACCATCGGAAGGGAGATTGCAAGAAGTTGTGGAGGCTTGCCCCTTGCAGTGGTGGTGGTTGCAGGAATCCTATCTACGGTGAGTATGACTCGAACATTGTGGAAGGAAATTGCCAAAAATGTAAAATCGTATATTCTTGCCACAACAGATGGACAGGTAGAAAAGATTTTATCTCTGAGTTACAACCATTTGCCTCATCATTTGAGGCCGTGTTTCTTATACATGGGAGGATTTCCAGAAGATCACGAGATCAAAGTCAAGAACCTGATAAGGTTATGGATAGCTGAAGGCTTTGTGAAACGGCCAGTTGCATCAAAAAGCTTTGAAGAAATTGCAGAAGAGTATCTAGAGGATCTTATCAGGAGAAGTCTTATTATTGTTTCCAATAATAAGTCTAATGGCAAAACAAAAAATTGCAGGCTTCATGATCTGCTACGAGATTTGTGCATAAAGAAATCACAGGAAGAAAAGTTTCTTGTCCACGTGAAGGGAAGGAAGCTGCTGACAAGCATGAAAGATGAGCGCAGGATACGTATCTCTCAATCTGATGAAACTGAATCTTTCGCCAACGTTTTTAGCTCAACCATCCGTACTATATTGTATTTCAAGTATGAACTCGTCTCTTTTGGGAGTTTTAGATTGCTCAGGGTCCTTGACGTGTTGAGAGTCGGATTTCAGTCCCGTTTTCTACCTGATCAATTTTTCGAGCTATATCATTTGAGGTACATTGCTTTCTGCTACGTGGGTCATATTCCTAGAGCAATATCAAACCTTCAGTGTCTTCAAACCTTAATCGTGAAAAATACTTTTGATTTGCCGCGTGAAATTTGGAATATGCCGCAGTTAAGACATCTCATTACTCTTGGTTATTGGTGTGAGTTGGATGAGCTCAATGTTGCCACTTTAGCTCTAGAAAATCTGCAAACACTTGGGACAGTGCGCAATCTCAAATGTTCTTTAAGCATCGTCAACATGATACCCAATCTTAAGAAACTGTCCCTCATTTGTTCTTGGGATTTCGAAGCCTTACTTTTACACAATCTGATGCATCTGCGTCGACTTGAAAACTTGAACTTGGTACTTGGAAGTTCGTACGGATATACTGGTGTCCCTAATCTTGTTCTTCCTAGCTCGCTGAAGAAGTTAGCCTTGATCGGTTGGGGTCGCAACGGCCATCACCTCAAGATTGTCTGCCCGTTGCCGAATCTTGAAGTGCTCAAACTGAGAAAATTCGATTTTAAGGAACAAGAGTGGACAGTTAGAGATCATGATTTCCCAAAGCTGCGATTTCTTCTCATTGATGATTCAAATCTCAAGCAATGGAACACTGACGGCAGCCACTTTCCGTTGCTCGAACACCTACGGATTCATTATTGCCGACGTCTGAGTGAAATTCCAGATAGTGTGGGAGAAATTCCGACACTGAAGTTGGTTGAGGTCAAGAGATGTGAGAAATCCCTGGCGGACTCTGTCAAAGTAATACAAGAAGAGCAACAAAATTATGGAGATGATTTTTTTGAAGTTCGTTGTATTAACTGTTAG
- the LOC131017518 gene encoding putative late blight resistance protein homolog R1B-14 isoform X2 gives MSNVAMEAEDVIELYMTEKIHFNIRYTHWVAELRRIKFIFQLRRVRDQMDSIAGEVVQIKNSIIIKDAQLDGYVGASSSSSQGAEAGKTNMVGLNVDLMEIMGRLCGDSRELQILPITGMGGIGKTTLARNAYDHPFSMEHFQIRVWVTISQDYSEQRILSNLLDSLKEFDRERGNISMAVKVYQILVGRRFLIVIDDIWSAKVLDDIRKLFPDNNNGSRILLTTRLADVAAYANSSMPSHELHLMDSDQSWNLLREKVFGRQDSVAPELETIGREIARSCGGLPLAVVVVAGILSTVSMTRTLWKEIAKNVKSYILATTDGQVEKILSLSYNHLPHHLRPCFLYMGGFPEDHEIKVKNLIRLWIAEGFVKRPVASKSFEEIAEEYLEDLIRRSLIIVSNNKSNGKTKNCRLHDLLRDLCIKKSQEEKFLVHVKGRKLLTSMKDERRIRISQSDETESFANVFSSTIRTILYFKYELVSFGSFRLLRVLDVLRVGFQSRFLPDQFFELYHLRYIAFCYVGHIPRAISNLQCLQTLIVKNTFDLPREIWNMPQLRHLITLGYWCELDELNVATLALENLQTLGTVRNLKCSLSIVNMIPNLKKLSLICSWDFEALLLHNLMHLRRLENLNLVLGSSYGYTGVPNLVLPSSLKKLALIGWGRNGHHLKIVCPLPNLEVLKLRKFDFKEQEWTVRDHDFPKLRFLLIDDSNLKQWNTDGSHFPLLEHLRIHYCRRLSEIPDSVGEIPTLKLVEVKRCEKSLADSVKVIQEEQQNYGDDFFEVRCINC, from the coding sequence ATGAGTAATGTAGCAATGGAGGCGGAAGATGTTATTGAATTGTATATGACGGAAAAAATCCACTTCAATATTCGATATACCCACTGGGTTGCAGAACTAAGAAGaatcaagtttatattccaGTTGCGCAGAGTAAGAGATCAAATGGATTCAATCGCCGGAGAGGTGGTGCAGATCAAAAATAGCATCATTATCAAAGATGCACAACTTGATGGTTATGTTGGGGCTAGTTCATCCTCATCACAAGGTGCAGAAGCTGGAAAAACCAATATGGTTGGCTTGAACGTTGATTTGATGGAAATAATGGGTAGGCTTTGTGGAGATTCGCGAGAACTCCAGATCCTCCCAATAACTGGTATGGGAGGTATTGGCAAGACCACTCTTGCTAGAAATGCTTATGATCATCCATTTTCCATGGAGCATTTTCAAATTCGTGTTTGGGTCACAATATCACAAGATTATAGTGAACAGAGAATTCTATCAAACCTCCTAGATTCCTTGAAAGAATTCGACAGAGAAAGGGGTAATATATCCATGGCAGTAAAAGTGTACCAAATCCTAGTAGGTAGGAGGTTTCTGATTGTAATAGATGATATTTGGAGCGCCAAGGTATTGGATGATATAAGGAAGTTATTTCCCGACAACAACAATGGGAGTCGAATTTTGTTAACCACAAGGCTGGCAGATGTTGCTGCTTATGCCAACTCCTCTATGCCTTCCCATGAGTTGCATTTGATGGATTCAGATCAGAGCTGGAATCTACTACGAGAAAAGGTGTTCGGACGCCAAGATTCCGTTGCTCCTGAATTGGAGACCATCGGAAGGGAGATTGCAAGAAGTTGTGGAGGCTTGCCCCTTGCAGTGGTGGTGGTTGCAGGAATCCTATCTACGGTGAGTATGACTCGAACATTGTGGAAGGAAATTGCCAAAAATGTAAAATCGTATATTCTTGCCACAACAGATGGACAGGTAGAAAAGATTTTATCTCTGAGTTACAACCATTTGCCTCATCATTTGAGGCCGTGTTTCTTATACATGGGAGGATTTCCAGAAGATCACGAGATCAAAGTCAAGAACCTGATAAGGTTATGGATAGCTGAAGGCTTTGTGAAACGGCCAGTTGCATCAAAAAGCTTTGAAGAAATTGCAGAAGAGTATCTAGAGGATCTTATCAGGAGAAGTCTTATTATTGTTTCCAATAATAAGTCTAATGGCAAAACAAAAAATTGCAGGCTTCATGATCTGCTACGAGATTTGTGCATAAAGAAATCACAGGAAGAAAAGTTTCTTGTCCACGTGAAGGGAAGGAAGCTGCTGACAAGCATGAAAGATGAGCGCAGGATACGTATCTCTCAATCTGATGAAACTGAATCTTTCGCCAACGTTTTTAGCTCAACCATCCGTACTATATTGTATTTCAAGTATGAACTCGTCTCTTTTGGGAGTTTTAGATTGCTCAGGGTCCTTGACGTGTTGAGAGTCGGATTTCAGTCCCGTTTTCTACCTGATCAATTTTTCGAGCTATATCATTTGAGGTACATTGCTTTCTGCTACGTGGGTCATATTCCTAGAGCAATATCAAACCTTCAGTGTCTTCAAACCTTAATCGTGAAAAATACTTTTGATTTGCCGCGTGAAATTTGGAATATGCCGCAGTTAAGACATCTCATTACTCTTGGTTATTGGTGTGAGTTGGATGAGCTCAATGTTGCCACTTTAGCTCTAGAAAATCTGCAAACACTTGGGACAGTGCGCAATCTCAAATGTTCTTTAAGCATCGTCAACATGATACCCAATCTTAAGAAACTGTCCCTCATTTGTTCTTGGGATTTCGAAGCCTTACTTTTACACAATCTGATGCATCTGCGTCGACTTGAAAACTTGAACTTGGTACTTGGAAGTTCGTACGGATATACTGGTGTCCCTAATCTTGTTCTTCCTAGCTCGCTGAAGAAGTTAGCCTTGATCGGTTGGGGTCGCAACGGCCATCACCTCAAGATTGTCTGCCCGTTGCCGAATCTTGAAGTGCTCAAACTGAGAAAATTCGATTTTAAGGAACAAGAGTGGACAGTTAGAGATCATGATTTCCCAAAGCTGCGATTTCTTCTCATTGATGATTCAAATCTCAAGCAATGGAACACTGACGGCAGCCACTTTCCGTTGCTCGAACACCTACGGATTCATTATTGCCGACGTCTGAGTGAAATTCCAGATAGTGTGGGAGAAATTCCGACACTGAAGTTGGTTGAGGTCAAGAGATGTGAGAAATCCCTGGCGGACTCTGTCAAAGTAATACAAGAAGAGCAACAAAATTATGGAGATGATTTTTTTGAAGTTCGTTGTATTAACTGTTAG